The Henckelia pumila isolate YLH828 chromosome 2, ASM3356847v2, whole genome shotgun sequence genome includes a window with the following:
- the LOC140880635 gene encoding zinc finger protein BRUTUS-like At1g74770 isoform X1, producing MDGGECEKEEDWVGLPSSLEGIKLVDAPVLFFVASHKAFRSELSSLRRDAAEAGGCNREIVINLSQRLEFLKLVYNYHCAAEDEVIFLALDQRVKNVMPTYSIEHKSIDDEFRSIFHLLDIFLKKDEGTSQMFQELLFSLGTVQAMICHHMEKEEQQVFPLLKQNFTSEEQAQLVWQYMCSVPVILLEEFLPWMTFHLSLDEKLEVLDCIKVVISSDILLQEVVVSWLQHNERSSSDPGNICGKGYQFLNELYRSKGILELYPRQILQNDKVCSIEASGTEVPINGISHWHAAILRDFNQTIEELRQIRSSDSFTTLPPVIVHLKFTADVLIYYSNSLDKIFYPVFSELAKSNLPPCSRLVEESQIECLRRLLFIEPQSSEQPRSFIEMLSKELESLVEGFNKNLSVLESKVFAFLSKNCSREMQLWLLYTSLRMMPLGLLKSTVTWYSAYFYENQFNSILKNMVLDCPLIDKSFISLLYEWVRIGSSGKTSAEKFRQALQEMLSGRSYYLVEQVRQSAEFCEKSLDPSWDIKVKKSVVNPSSSSSAASAIHDSSNSSVVNLRILFPRIFESVLQVQKRPAESGHTFFLSLESRPMDHIFLVHRAFIKDLEYLVSLSSNLAMDFGFFANFERRFNLLYNMYQIHSISEDEIAFPALELKEALQNISHSYSIDHKLEVKQFMKTSLILNEISNFHDVASNETGLMHRQQLCLQLHDCCLSLQKVISDHIHREEVEIFSRFRGCFSASEEEKIVGHMLGRTRAELLQEMIPWLMAYLTSDEQKAMMSLWHKVTRNTKFDEWLGEWGKGMTGYCLPMITKVSRPSPSLVADPLEVVSMYLIREGTPSKKNTDDREAQKEFSFETSEQSGSCIVDEATVGGQDGYRSQDLIQFQNEVDQKKCNETNDRCQRDGKKLPVKKSNELSHLDHPLVMNQEELEATIRRVSRDANLDSQKKSYVIQNLLMSRWIVTQKTSREDTETNDKEEIPGLSPSYRDSLKHTFGCKHYKRNCKIFAPCCNKLYTCIRCHDDDDITDHSIDRKTITEMMCMKCLKIQPIGPKCTTSSCHDFSMARFYCHICKLFDDERQIYHCPYCNLCRLGKGLGFDYFHCMKCNACMSRSLFVHVCREKCLEENCPICHEFIFTSSFPVKALPCGHLMHSACFQDYTCSHYICPICSKSLGDMQVYFGMLDALLAEEKIPEEYAGKVQVILCNDCEKRGSAAFHWLYHKCPHCGSFNTRLENTAQVGILWCTSSFGTCTLRRFGLYHWVRSFLMNEFLEQTYYGIKLNEWFGT from the exons ATGGACGGCGGAGAATGCGAGAAGGAGGAGGACTGGGTGGGGTTGCCGTCGTCGCTCGAGGGAATCAAACTCGTCGATGCACCCGTTTTGTTCTTCGTCGCTTCTCACAAGGCTTTCCGGTCGGAGCTGTCTTCGCTCCGCCGGGATGCGGCGGAGGCTGGGGGATGTAACCGGGAAATTGTGATTAACCTATCGCAGAGGTTGGAATTCTTGAAACTGGTGTATAATTATCACTGTGCTGCCGAAGACGAG GTTATATTTCTGGCATTAGATCAACGTGTAAAGAATGTGATGCCAACATATTCGATTGAACATAAATCTATTGATGATGAATTCAGGTCCATCTTTCATCTCTTGGATATCTTCCTGAAAAAAGATGAAGGCACTTCACAGATGTTTCAAGAGCTTCTTTTTTCCTTGGGTACTGTCCAGGCGATGATTTGCCATCACATGGAGAAAGAAGAACAACAG GTTTTTCCTTTGTTGAAGCAGAATTTCACTTCTGAAGAACAGGCTCAGCTTGTCTGGCAGTACATGTGCAGTGTTCCTGTCATACTGTTGGAGGAGTTTTTGCCATGGATGACATTTCATCTTTCTTTGGACGAAAAACTAGAGGTCCTGGACTGCATAAAGGTTGTCATATCTAGTGACATATTACTTCAAGAG GTGGTGGTTTCCTGGCTTCAACATAATGAGAGATCTTCTTCTGATCCCGGCAATATATGTGGGAAAGGGTATCAatttttgaatgaattataCAGATCCAAGGGTATACTCGAGCTATATCCTCGTCAGATTCTGCAGAATGATAAAGTATGCTCGATCGAAGCAAGTGGCACTGAGGTCCCTATTAACGGTATTTCTCATTGGCATGCTGCTATTTTAAGAGACTTCAATCAAACTATTGAAGAATTGCGTCAGATTAGAAGTTCAGACTCCTTTACCACCCTTCCCCCTGTCATTGTTCATTTAAAATTTACTGCAGATGTGCTGATCTACTATAG CAATTCTTTGGACAAAATCTTCTATCCAGTGTTTAGTGAATTAGCCAAAAGCAACCTACCCCCTTGCAGTCGACTGGTTGAAGAAAGTCAGATTGAATGTCTAAGAAGGTTGCTGTTTATTGAACCTCAAAGTTCGGAACAACCAAGAAGCTTCATTGAGATGCTTTCCAAAGAATTGGAGTCCCTTGTGGAGGGGTTCAACAAAAACCTGTCCGTTCTTGAATCTAAG GTTTTTGCATTTCTTAGCAAGAATTGCTCCCGAGAAATGCAACTGTGGTTACTATACACAAGCCTTCGTATGATGCCCCTTGGGTTGCTAAAGTCCACTGTCACCTGGTACTCTGCTTATTTTTATGAGAATCAGTTCAATTCAATTCTGAAGAACATGGTTTTGGACTGCCCTTTGATCGATAAGTCTTTTATTTCTCTTCTGTACGAGTGGGTTCGCATAGGTTCTTCTGGGAAGACCTCTGCCGAAAAATTTAGACAAGCTTTGCAAGAAATGTTAAGTGGTAGAAGCTATTACTTGGTTGAGCAAGTTAGGCAGAGTGCTGAATTCTGTGAAAAGTCTCTAGATCCAAGTTGGGATATAAAGGTGAAGAAAAGTGTAGTTAacccttcatcttcttcctctgCCGCATCGGCAATTCATGATTCATCAAATTCTTCTGTGGTGAATCTGCGGATATTATTCCCTCGGATTTTTGAAAGCGTACTCCAAGTTCAAAAACGTCCTGCAGAATCTGGGCATACTTTCTTTTTATCTCTTGAGTCGAGACCAATGGACCACATCTTTCTCGTCCATAGAGCTTTCATAAAAGATCTGGAATATCTTGTGTCCCTTTCATCTAATCTGGCCATGGATTTTGGGTTTTTTGCAAACTTTGAGAGACGATTCAACCTTTTGTACAATATGTATCAAATTCATAGTATTTCAGAGGATGAGATCGCCTTTCCCGCTCTGGAATTGAAGGAAGCACTTCAAAACATCAGCCACTCTTACAGCATCGATCATAAATTGGAAGTTAAACAATTCATGAAAACTTCCTTGATCCTAAATGAGATCTCTAATTTCCATGATGTGGCCAGCAATGAAACTGGGCTGATGCATCGCCAACAATTATGCTTACAGCTCCATGATTGTTGCTTATCCCTGCAGAAAGTAATATCTGATCATATACACCGAGAGgaagttgaaattttttcaagatTTAGGGGATGTTTCTCTGCTTCTGAAGAAGAAAAGATTGTAGGACACATGCTTGGACGAACAAGGGCAGAACTACTGCAGGAAATGATACCCTGGCTGATGGCATACTTAACTTCTGATGAACAGAAAGCGATGATGTCTTTATGGCACAAGGTTACAAGAAATACAAAGTTCGATGAATGGTTAGGTGAATGGGGGAAGGGCATGACAGGATATTGCTTACCGATGATTACAAAGGTATCAAGACCTTCTCCTTCTTTGGTTGCTGATCCCCTGGAAGTTGTTTCAATGTATCTGATAAGAGAAGGTACGCCAAGTAAAAAGAATACAGATGACAGAGAGGCACAAAAAGAATTTTCTTTTGAAACTTCTGAGCAGTCTGGATCTTGCATTGTCGATGAAGCAACAGTGGGAGGCCAGGATGGATACAGATCTCAAGATTTGATTCAATTTCAGAACGAGGTTGACCAGAAGAAATGCAATGAAACAAATGACAGATGCCAGCGTGATGGAAAAAAACTTCCAGTAAAAAAATCTAATGAACTGAGCCATCTAGATCACCCTCTGGTTATGAATCAAGAGGAGCTGGAAGCTACGATAAGAAGAGTATCTCGTGATGCTAATCTGGATTCTCAGAAAAAATCATATGTCATTCAGAATTTACTGATGAG TCGTTGGATTGTAACACAAAAGACATCTAGAGAAGATACTGAGACAAATGATAAGGAAGAAATCCCAGGTCTAAGTCCATCCTATCGGGATTCTCTAAAACATACTTTTGGTTGCAAACACTACAAGAGGAATTGCAAGATCTTTGCACCATGCTGCAATAAACTATACACATGCATTCGGTGCCACGATGATGACGACATAACAGATCATTCTATTGACAG AAAAACTATAACAGAAATGATGTGCATGAAATGCCTGAAAATACAACCGATAGGCCCCAAATGTACGACCAGTTCTTGCCATGATTTCTCCATGGCTAGATTTTATTGCCACATCTGCAAATTATTTGACGATGAAAG GCAAATATACCATTGCCCTTACTGTAACTTGTGTCGGCTAGGGAAAGGCTTGGGATTTGATTACTTTCATTGCATGAAATGCAATGCTTGTATGTCAAGGTCTCTCTTTGTACACGTATGCAGGGAGAAGTGCCTTGAGGAGAACTGTCCTATCTGCCATGAATTTATATTTACATCAAGCTTTCCTGTGAAGGCACTTCCGTGTGGTCATTTGATGCATTCCGCATGCTTTCAG GACTACACTTGTTCTCACTACATCTGCCCAATTTGTAGCAAGTCACTGGGTGACATGCAG GTGTATTTTGGGATGTTAGACGCGTTGTTGGCAGAAGAGAAAATTCCCGAGGAGTATGCTGGCAAAGTACAG GTTATATTATGCAACGATTGTGAGAAAAGAGGATCGGCTGCTTTCCACTGGCTCTACCACAAGTGCCCCCATTGTGGATCATTTAATACCAGGCTT GAAAATACGGCGCAAGTAGGCATTCTGTGGTGCACCTCCTCCTTTGGTACTTGCACGCTGCGCAGGTTTGGCCTTTACCACTGGGTGAGGTCATTTCTGATGAATGAATTCTTGGAGCAAACTTATTATGGTATTAAATTGAATGAATGGTTCGGGACGTGA
- the LOC140880635 gene encoding zinc finger protein BRUTUS-like At1g74770 isoform X2 — translation MDGGECEKEEDWVGLPSSLEGIKLVDAPVLFFVASHKAFRSELSSLRRDAAEAGGCNREIVINLSQRLEFLKLVYNYHCAAEDEVIFLALDQRVKNVMPTYSIEHKSIDDEFRSIFHLLDIFLKKDEGTSQMFQELLFSLGTVQAMICHHMEKEEQQVFPLLKQNFTSEEQAQLVWQYMCSVPVILLEEFLPWMTFHLSLDEKLEVLDCIKVVISSDILLQEVVVSWLQHNERSSSDPGNICGKGYQFLNELYRSKGILELYPRQILQNDKVCSIEASGTEVPINGISHWHAAILRDFNQTIEELRQIRSSDSFTTLPPVIVHLKFTADVLIYYSNSLDKIFYPVFSELAKSNLPPCSRLVEESQIECLRRLLFIEPQSSEQPRSFIEMLSKELESLVEGFNKNLSVLESKVFAFLSKNCSREMQLWLLYTSLRMMPLGLLKSTVTWYSAYFYENQFNSILKNMVLDCPLIDKSFISLLYEWVRIGSSGKTSAEKFRQALQEMLSGRSYYLVEQVRQSAEFCEKSLDPSWDIKVKKSVVNPSSSSSAASAIHDSSNSSVVNLRILFPRIFESVLQVQKRPAESGHTFFLSLESRPMDHIFLVHRAFIKDLEYLVSLSSNLAMDFGFFANFERRFNLLYNMYQIHSISEDEIAFPALELKEALQNISHSYSIDHKLEVKQFMKTSLILNEISNFHDVASNETGLMHRQQLCLQLHDCCLSLQKVISDHIHREEVEIFSRFRGCFSASEEEKIVGHMLGRTRAELLQEMIPWLMAYLTSDEQKAMMSLWHKVTRNTKFDEWLGEWGKGMTGYCLPMITKVSRPSPSLVADPLEVVSMYLIREGTPSKKNTDDREAQKEFSFETSEQSGSCIVDEATVGGQDGYRSQDLIQFQNEVDQKKCNETNDRCQRDGKKLPVKKSNELSHLDHPLVMNQEELEATIRRVSRDANLDSQKKSYVIQNLLMSRWIVTQKTSREDTETNDKEEIPGLSPSYRDSLKHTFGCKHYKRNCKIFAPCCNKLYTCIRCHDDDDITDHSIDRKTITEMMCMKCLKIQPIGPKCTTSSCHDFSMARFYCHICKLFDDERQIYHCPYCNLCRLGKGLGFDYFHCMKCNACMSRSLFVHVCREKCLEENCPICHEFIFTSSFPVKALPCGHLMHSACFQDYTCSHYICPICSKSLGDMQVYFGMLDALLAEEKIPEEYAGKVQVILCNDCEKRGSAAFHWLYHKCPHCGSFNTRLEIMSRQLAVDQYRVTYPDNV, via the exons ATGGACGGCGGAGAATGCGAGAAGGAGGAGGACTGGGTGGGGTTGCCGTCGTCGCTCGAGGGAATCAAACTCGTCGATGCACCCGTTTTGTTCTTCGTCGCTTCTCACAAGGCTTTCCGGTCGGAGCTGTCTTCGCTCCGCCGGGATGCGGCGGAGGCTGGGGGATGTAACCGGGAAATTGTGATTAACCTATCGCAGAGGTTGGAATTCTTGAAACTGGTGTATAATTATCACTGTGCTGCCGAAGACGAG GTTATATTTCTGGCATTAGATCAACGTGTAAAGAATGTGATGCCAACATATTCGATTGAACATAAATCTATTGATGATGAATTCAGGTCCATCTTTCATCTCTTGGATATCTTCCTGAAAAAAGATGAAGGCACTTCACAGATGTTTCAAGAGCTTCTTTTTTCCTTGGGTACTGTCCAGGCGATGATTTGCCATCACATGGAGAAAGAAGAACAACAG GTTTTTCCTTTGTTGAAGCAGAATTTCACTTCTGAAGAACAGGCTCAGCTTGTCTGGCAGTACATGTGCAGTGTTCCTGTCATACTGTTGGAGGAGTTTTTGCCATGGATGACATTTCATCTTTCTTTGGACGAAAAACTAGAGGTCCTGGACTGCATAAAGGTTGTCATATCTAGTGACATATTACTTCAAGAG GTGGTGGTTTCCTGGCTTCAACATAATGAGAGATCTTCTTCTGATCCCGGCAATATATGTGGGAAAGGGTATCAatttttgaatgaattataCAGATCCAAGGGTATACTCGAGCTATATCCTCGTCAGATTCTGCAGAATGATAAAGTATGCTCGATCGAAGCAAGTGGCACTGAGGTCCCTATTAACGGTATTTCTCATTGGCATGCTGCTATTTTAAGAGACTTCAATCAAACTATTGAAGAATTGCGTCAGATTAGAAGTTCAGACTCCTTTACCACCCTTCCCCCTGTCATTGTTCATTTAAAATTTACTGCAGATGTGCTGATCTACTATAG CAATTCTTTGGACAAAATCTTCTATCCAGTGTTTAGTGAATTAGCCAAAAGCAACCTACCCCCTTGCAGTCGACTGGTTGAAGAAAGTCAGATTGAATGTCTAAGAAGGTTGCTGTTTATTGAACCTCAAAGTTCGGAACAACCAAGAAGCTTCATTGAGATGCTTTCCAAAGAATTGGAGTCCCTTGTGGAGGGGTTCAACAAAAACCTGTCCGTTCTTGAATCTAAG GTTTTTGCATTTCTTAGCAAGAATTGCTCCCGAGAAATGCAACTGTGGTTACTATACACAAGCCTTCGTATGATGCCCCTTGGGTTGCTAAAGTCCACTGTCACCTGGTACTCTGCTTATTTTTATGAGAATCAGTTCAATTCAATTCTGAAGAACATGGTTTTGGACTGCCCTTTGATCGATAAGTCTTTTATTTCTCTTCTGTACGAGTGGGTTCGCATAGGTTCTTCTGGGAAGACCTCTGCCGAAAAATTTAGACAAGCTTTGCAAGAAATGTTAAGTGGTAGAAGCTATTACTTGGTTGAGCAAGTTAGGCAGAGTGCTGAATTCTGTGAAAAGTCTCTAGATCCAAGTTGGGATATAAAGGTGAAGAAAAGTGTAGTTAacccttcatcttcttcctctgCCGCATCGGCAATTCATGATTCATCAAATTCTTCTGTGGTGAATCTGCGGATATTATTCCCTCGGATTTTTGAAAGCGTACTCCAAGTTCAAAAACGTCCTGCAGAATCTGGGCATACTTTCTTTTTATCTCTTGAGTCGAGACCAATGGACCACATCTTTCTCGTCCATAGAGCTTTCATAAAAGATCTGGAATATCTTGTGTCCCTTTCATCTAATCTGGCCATGGATTTTGGGTTTTTTGCAAACTTTGAGAGACGATTCAACCTTTTGTACAATATGTATCAAATTCATAGTATTTCAGAGGATGAGATCGCCTTTCCCGCTCTGGAATTGAAGGAAGCACTTCAAAACATCAGCCACTCTTACAGCATCGATCATAAATTGGAAGTTAAACAATTCATGAAAACTTCCTTGATCCTAAATGAGATCTCTAATTTCCATGATGTGGCCAGCAATGAAACTGGGCTGATGCATCGCCAACAATTATGCTTACAGCTCCATGATTGTTGCTTATCCCTGCAGAAAGTAATATCTGATCATATACACCGAGAGgaagttgaaattttttcaagatTTAGGGGATGTTTCTCTGCTTCTGAAGAAGAAAAGATTGTAGGACACATGCTTGGACGAACAAGGGCAGAACTACTGCAGGAAATGATACCCTGGCTGATGGCATACTTAACTTCTGATGAACAGAAAGCGATGATGTCTTTATGGCACAAGGTTACAAGAAATACAAAGTTCGATGAATGGTTAGGTGAATGGGGGAAGGGCATGACAGGATATTGCTTACCGATGATTACAAAGGTATCAAGACCTTCTCCTTCTTTGGTTGCTGATCCCCTGGAAGTTGTTTCAATGTATCTGATAAGAGAAGGTACGCCAAGTAAAAAGAATACAGATGACAGAGAGGCACAAAAAGAATTTTCTTTTGAAACTTCTGAGCAGTCTGGATCTTGCATTGTCGATGAAGCAACAGTGGGAGGCCAGGATGGATACAGATCTCAAGATTTGATTCAATTTCAGAACGAGGTTGACCAGAAGAAATGCAATGAAACAAATGACAGATGCCAGCGTGATGGAAAAAAACTTCCAGTAAAAAAATCTAATGAACTGAGCCATCTAGATCACCCTCTGGTTATGAATCAAGAGGAGCTGGAAGCTACGATAAGAAGAGTATCTCGTGATGCTAATCTGGATTCTCAGAAAAAATCATATGTCATTCAGAATTTACTGATGAG TCGTTGGATTGTAACACAAAAGACATCTAGAGAAGATACTGAGACAAATGATAAGGAAGAAATCCCAGGTCTAAGTCCATCCTATCGGGATTCTCTAAAACATACTTTTGGTTGCAAACACTACAAGAGGAATTGCAAGATCTTTGCACCATGCTGCAATAAACTATACACATGCATTCGGTGCCACGATGATGACGACATAACAGATCATTCTATTGACAG AAAAACTATAACAGAAATGATGTGCATGAAATGCCTGAAAATACAACCGATAGGCCCCAAATGTACGACCAGTTCTTGCCATGATTTCTCCATGGCTAGATTTTATTGCCACATCTGCAAATTATTTGACGATGAAAG GCAAATATACCATTGCCCTTACTGTAACTTGTGTCGGCTAGGGAAAGGCTTGGGATTTGATTACTTTCATTGCATGAAATGCAATGCTTGTATGTCAAGGTCTCTCTTTGTACACGTATGCAGGGAGAAGTGCCTTGAGGAGAACTGTCCTATCTGCCATGAATTTATATTTACATCAAGCTTTCCTGTGAAGGCACTTCCGTGTGGTCATTTGATGCATTCCGCATGCTTTCAG GACTACACTTGTTCTCACTACATCTGCCCAATTTGTAGCAAGTCACTGGGTGACATGCAG GTGTATTTTGGGATGTTAGACGCGTTGTTGGCAGAAGAGAAAATTCCCGAGGAGTATGCTGGCAAAGTACAG GTTATATTATGCAACGATTGTGAGAAAAGAGGATCGGCTGCTTTCCACTGGCTCTACCACAAGTGCCCCCATTGTGGATCATTTAATACCAGGCTT GAAATAATGTCACGGCAGCTTGCAGTGGATCAATACCGTGTGACATATCCCGATAATGTGTAA
- the LOC140880635 gene encoding zinc finger protein BRUTUS-like At1g74770 isoform X4 yields the protein MDGGECEKEEDWVGLPSSLEGIKLVDAPVLFFVASHKAFRSELSSLRRDAAEAGGCNREIVINLSQRLEFLKLVYNYHCAAEDEVIFLALDQRVKNVMPTYSIEHKSIDDEFRSIFHLLDIFLKKDEGTSQMFQELLFSLGTVQAMICHHMEKEEQQVFPLLKQNFTSEEQAQLVWQYMCSVPVILLEEFLPWMTFHLSLDEKLEVLDCIKVVISSDILLQEVVVSWLQHNERSSSDPGNICGKGYQFLNELYRSKGILELYPRQILQNDKVCSIEASGTEVPINGISHWHAAILRDFNQTIEELRQIRSSDSFTTLPPVIVHLKFTADVLIYYSNSLDKIFYPVFSELAKSNLPPCSRLVEESQIECLRRLLFIEPQSSEQPRSFIEMLSKELESLVEGFNKNLSVLESKVFAFLSKNCSREMQLWLLYTSLRMMPLGLLKSTVTWYSAYFYENQFNSILKNMVLDCPLIDKSFISLLYEWVRIGSSGKTSAEKFRQALQEMLSGRSYYLVEQVRQSAEFCEKSLDPSWDIKVKKSVVNPSSSSSAASAIHDSSNSSVVNLRILFPRIFESVLQVQKRPAESGHTFFLSLESRPMDHIFLVHRAFIKDLEYLVSLSSNLAMDFGFFANFERRFNLLYNMYQIHSISEDEIAFPALELKEALQNISHSYSIDHKLEVKQFMKTSLILNEISNFHDVASNETGLMHRQQLCLQLHDCCLSLQKVISDHIHREEVEIFSRFRGCFSASEEEKIVGHMLGRTRAELLQEMIPWLMAYLTSDEQKAMMSLWHKVTRNTKFDEWLGEWGKGMTGYCLPMITKVSRPSPSLVADPLEVVSMYLIREGTPSKKNTDDREAQKEFSFETSEQSGSCIVDEATVGGQDGYRSQDLIQFQNEVDQKKCNETNDRCQRDGKKLPVKKSNELSHLDHPLVMNQEELEATIRRVSRDANLDSQKKSYVIQNLLMSRWIVTQKTSREDTETNDKEEIPGLSPSYRDSLKHTFGCKHYKRNCKIFAPCCNKLYTCIRCHDDDDITDHSIDRKTITEMMCMKCLKIQPIGPKCTTSSCHDFSMARFYCHICKLFDDESRGLKGSFSSKYLRSCKSICGEISIILIGVYIASKL from the exons ATGGACGGCGGAGAATGCGAGAAGGAGGAGGACTGGGTGGGGTTGCCGTCGTCGCTCGAGGGAATCAAACTCGTCGATGCACCCGTTTTGTTCTTCGTCGCTTCTCACAAGGCTTTCCGGTCGGAGCTGTCTTCGCTCCGCCGGGATGCGGCGGAGGCTGGGGGATGTAACCGGGAAATTGTGATTAACCTATCGCAGAGGTTGGAATTCTTGAAACTGGTGTATAATTATCACTGTGCTGCCGAAGACGAG GTTATATTTCTGGCATTAGATCAACGTGTAAAGAATGTGATGCCAACATATTCGATTGAACATAAATCTATTGATGATGAATTCAGGTCCATCTTTCATCTCTTGGATATCTTCCTGAAAAAAGATGAAGGCACTTCACAGATGTTTCAAGAGCTTCTTTTTTCCTTGGGTACTGTCCAGGCGATGATTTGCCATCACATGGAGAAAGAAGAACAACAG GTTTTTCCTTTGTTGAAGCAGAATTTCACTTCTGAAGAACAGGCTCAGCTTGTCTGGCAGTACATGTGCAGTGTTCCTGTCATACTGTTGGAGGAGTTTTTGCCATGGATGACATTTCATCTTTCTTTGGACGAAAAACTAGAGGTCCTGGACTGCATAAAGGTTGTCATATCTAGTGACATATTACTTCAAGAG GTGGTGGTTTCCTGGCTTCAACATAATGAGAGATCTTCTTCTGATCCCGGCAATATATGTGGGAAAGGGTATCAatttttgaatgaattataCAGATCCAAGGGTATACTCGAGCTATATCCTCGTCAGATTCTGCAGAATGATAAAGTATGCTCGATCGAAGCAAGTGGCACTGAGGTCCCTATTAACGGTATTTCTCATTGGCATGCTGCTATTTTAAGAGACTTCAATCAAACTATTGAAGAATTGCGTCAGATTAGAAGTTCAGACTCCTTTACCACCCTTCCCCCTGTCATTGTTCATTTAAAATTTACTGCAGATGTGCTGATCTACTATAG CAATTCTTTGGACAAAATCTTCTATCCAGTGTTTAGTGAATTAGCCAAAAGCAACCTACCCCCTTGCAGTCGACTGGTTGAAGAAAGTCAGATTGAATGTCTAAGAAGGTTGCTGTTTATTGAACCTCAAAGTTCGGAACAACCAAGAAGCTTCATTGAGATGCTTTCCAAAGAATTGGAGTCCCTTGTGGAGGGGTTCAACAAAAACCTGTCCGTTCTTGAATCTAAG GTTTTTGCATTTCTTAGCAAGAATTGCTCCCGAGAAATGCAACTGTGGTTACTATACACAAGCCTTCGTATGATGCCCCTTGGGTTGCTAAAGTCCACTGTCACCTGGTACTCTGCTTATTTTTATGAGAATCAGTTCAATTCAATTCTGAAGAACATGGTTTTGGACTGCCCTTTGATCGATAAGTCTTTTATTTCTCTTCTGTACGAGTGGGTTCGCATAGGTTCTTCTGGGAAGACCTCTGCCGAAAAATTTAGACAAGCTTTGCAAGAAATGTTAAGTGGTAGAAGCTATTACTTGGTTGAGCAAGTTAGGCAGAGTGCTGAATTCTGTGAAAAGTCTCTAGATCCAAGTTGGGATATAAAGGTGAAGAAAAGTGTAGTTAacccttcatcttcttcctctgCCGCATCGGCAATTCATGATTCATCAAATTCTTCTGTGGTGAATCTGCGGATATTATTCCCTCGGATTTTTGAAAGCGTACTCCAAGTTCAAAAACGTCCTGCAGAATCTGGGCATACTTTCTTTTTATCTCTTGAGTCGAGACCAATGGACCACATCTTTCTCGTCCATAGAGCTTTCATAAAAGATCTGGAATATCTTGTGTCCCTTTCATCTAATCTGGCCATGGATTTTGGGTTTTTTGCAAACTTTGAGAGACGATTCAACCTTTTGTACAATATGTATCAAATTCATAGTATTTCAGAGGATGAGATCGCCTTTCCCGCTCTGGAATTGAAGGAAGCACTTCAAAACATCAGCCACTCTTACAGCATCGATCATAAATTGGAAGTTAAACAATTCATGAAAACTTCCTTGATCCTAAATGAGATCTCTAATTTCCATGATGTGGCCAGCAATGAAACTGGGCTGATGCATCGCCAACAATTATGCTTACAGCTCCATGATTGTTGCTTATCCCTGCAGAAAGTAATATCTGATCATATACACCGAGAGgaagttgaaattttttcaagatTTAGGGGATGTTTCTCTGCTTCTGAAGAAGAAAAGATTGTAGGACACATGCTTGGACGAACAAGGGCAGAACTACTGCAGGAAATGATACCCTGGCTGATGGCATACTTAACTTCTGATGAACAGAAAGCGATGATGTCTTTATGGCACAAGGTTACAAGAAATACAAAGTTCGATGAATGGTTAGGTGAATGGGGGAAGGGCATGACAGGATATTGCTTACCGATGATTACAAAGGTATCAAGACCTTCTCCTTCTTTGGTTGCTGATCCCCTGGAAGTTGTTTCAATGTATCTGATAAGAGAAGGTACGCCAAGTAAAAAGAATACAGATGACAGAGAGGCACAAAAAGAATTTTCTTTTGAAACTTCTGAGCAGTCTGGATCTTGCATTGTCGATGAAGCAACAGTGGGAGGCCAGGATGGATACAGATCTCAAGATTTGATTCAATTTCAGAACGAGGTTGACCAGAAGAAATGCAATGAAACAAATGACAGATGCCAGCGTGATGGAAAAAAACTTCCAGTAAAAAAATCTAATGAACTGAGCCATCTAGATCACCCTCTGGTTATGAATCAAGAGGAGCTGGAAGCTACGATAAGAAGAGTATCTCGTGATGCTAATCTGGATTCTCAGAAAAAATCATATGTCATTCAGAATTTACTGATGAG TCGTTGGATTGTAACACAAAAGACATCTAGAGAAGATACTGAGACAAATGATAAGGAAGAAATCCCAGGTCTAAGTCCATCCTATCGGGATTCTCTAAAACATACTTTTGGTTGCAAACACTACAAGAGGAATTGCAAGATCTTTGCACCATGCTGCAATAAACTATACACATGCATTCGGTGCCACGATGATGACGACATAACAGATCATTCTATTGACAG AAAAACTATAACAGAAATGATGTGCATGAAATGCCTGAAAATACAACCGATAGGCCCCAAATGTACGACCAGTTCTTGCCATGATTTCTCCATGGCTAGATTTTATTGCCACATCTGCAAATTATTTGACGATGAAAG TAGAGGCTTAAAAGGCAGTTTTTCTTCTAAATATTTAAGGAGTTGCAAAAGTATTTGCGGAGAGATAAGTATCATACTAATAGGAGTCTATATTGCCTCCAAATTATAA